The Streptomyces nitrosporeus genome includes a window with the following:
- a CDS encoding DUF4334 domain-containing protein: protein MDVTEARARFHELRKEDGPVPSAELDEIWAVVATVRPEDILGEWKGGEFRTGHPLEGMLAKAGWYGKSFVTVHDAKPLICRNAEGELYSNLELGQGEASLWTVEFRGEPTATMVYDGRPVLDHFKQVDDTTLMGIMNTKGVPAEGPFYYFFLERVPGPAHEGPRAGEGA, encoded by the coding sequence GGACGGTCCGGTCCCCTCCGCCGAACTCGACGAGATCTGGGCGGTGGTGGCCACCGTCCGTCCCGAGGACATCCTCGGCGAGTGGAAGGGCGGCGAGTTCCGTACCGGCCATCCTCTCGAAGGCATGCTGGCGAAGGCCGGCTGGTACGGCAAGTCGTTCGTCACCGTGCACGACGCCAAGCCGCTGATCTGCCGGAACGCGGAGGGCGAGCTGTACTCCAACCTCGAACTCGGCCAGGGTGAGGCAAGCCTGTGGACCGTCGAGTTCCGTGGCGAGCCGACGGCCACCATGGTCTACGACGGCCGGCCGGTCCTGGACCACTTCAAGCAGGTGGACGACACCACGCTGATGGGGATCATGAACACCAAGGGGGTCCCTGCCGAGGGCCCCTTCTACTACTTCTTCCTGGAGCGCGTTCCCGGGCCGGCGCACGAGGGCCCGCGTGCCGGAGAGGGCGCGTGA